The Streptomyces sp. R28 region GCGACGACGGACGGCAGGACGTCGGTCCCGGACACCCAGGAGGTGCCGAGGTCGCCGTGCAGCAGGTCAGAGGCCCAACTCCCCAGCAGGGAAAGGGGGCCGACGCCCAGCCCGAGGTCCTCGCGGATCGCGGACAGGGCCTCCTCGGTCGCCTCCTGCTCGGCCGACCGGGCGCGCAGCACGGTGAGCGCCGGGTCCCGGCGCGAGAGCCAGGGCAGCAGGCCGACGGCGGTCAGGACGGCGACGAGACAGCCGAAGCGGGTCACCCCGGCCGGGCTGACCAGCTTCCTCGCTATGACCTTCACTTGATGTACGTGTCGATCGTCACGAGCTCACGCTCGCGCGGGTCGTGTGCGGCGTCGACGACTCCGGCGCCGTCGCCCTGGATCACGCGCTCGTGGAGCATCGGCACCGCCGCGTCCTGGGCGAGCACGGCGGCCTCGGCCTCGATGACCGCCTTGCGGCGGGCGTCGCCGGCCCGTGTCTCGCCGGCCTTCTTCAGCTCGGCGTCCACGGAGGGGGCGGCGAGCTGGGAGAGGTTGAAGGAGCCGTCGGAGGCGAAGTCGCTGTACAGGTAGGCGACCGGGTCGCCGGAGTCGAGGACGGTGGCGCGGGAGAGGATGAACGCGTCGAACTTGCCCGCGAGGGCGTCGGATTCGATGTTGGCGTACTCGCGGACGTCGAGCTTCACCTTGAACCCGGCCTTCTGCAGCTGCTGCTGCAGCGTGGCGGCGACCTCGGGCAGTTCGGCGCGGTCGGTGAAGGTGCCGATGGTGATCGTCGTGCCGTTCGGCTTGCCGGCCTTCGTGTGCTTGACGGGCGTGCGCAGCTTGGCCGCCCACGGCAGCGCGGGCCCGAGCAGTCCCTTGGCGACATCCGCCCGCCCCTCGTACACGCCCTCGACGATCGACTTGGCGTCGATCGCCTCCCGGGCGGCGGCGCGCAGCGAGGCGTCCTTGAAGGCGCCCTTCTCGGTGTTCAGGTAGAGGGTGTTGGTGCGCGGCATCGGGACCTCGGTGATCAGGTCCTGGTCGAGGACGGCGGCCTGGGAGACCGGGATCGCCTCGACGATGTCGGCCTCGCCGGTGCGCAGGGCGGCGGCGCGGGCCGTCCCGTCCGGCACGAACGTGACGTCGATTCCCGGGGCCTTGGCCTTGCCGCCCCAGTAGGCGTCGTAGCGGTCGAGGGCGGCGGAGGAGGTGCCGTTGACCTTGACGAGTTCGAAGGGGCCGGTGCCGGCGCCGACGGGGTCGACCGTCTTCCCCCGGTACGCCTTGGCGGCCAGGATCGACAGCTGGGGTGAGCTGAGCCGCTGCGGGACGAGGGGGTCCTCGGTGCCGGTGGTGACGGTGACCGTGTCGGGGTCCTCGGCCTTCGCGGTCAGCTCGACGCCGTCGAGGATGCGGGGCTTGGGTGCGGCGGTGGCGGCCTTGGTGAGCGACCGTACGACGGCGTCCGCGTCGAGCTTCGTGCCGTCGTGGAAGGTGACGCCGTCGCGTATCTCGAAGGTCCAGGTGCGGCCGGCCTGCTGCCACTTGGTGGCGAGGGCGGGCTCGGCGTCGCCTTCCTTGTCGAGCTTCACCAGGGTCTCGGCGGTCGACCAGCGCGACAGCTTGAACGCGTCGTCGCTCAGCGGGGACAGGCCCGATCGGGGCGGCAGCATGTGCGCCACACGGATGCGCTTGCCCTCGGCGGCCGCCTCGTCGGACCCCGCCGAGGAGAAACAGCCGGTGAGCAGGGCGGAGGCCGCGGTGACCGCGGTCAGCGGGAGGAGACGGGCGGGCACGCGCACGGGACACTCCGAGTAAAGGCGGTCAAAGATTGAACGTTCACCGACCGTAGCATGATGATAATCGTTTTCAAAAGCCCAGGCGTGCCCCCTTCAACCCCATGTGCAGCAGCAGCCGGTCCTCCCCGTCGTCCAGGTCCAGGCCCGTGAGTTGTTCGACGCGGGAGAGGCGGTAGTAGAGGGTCTGGCGGTGGATGCCGAGTTCGGCGGCCGTGCGGCCGGCCTGGCCCGCGCAGTCGAGGTAGACCTCGGCGGTGCGGGCGAGTTCGTGGTGCGTGGGGGAGAGGAGAGGGGCGACCGCGGGGTCGTGGAGCGTCTCCGGGGAGAGGGAGGTCAGCAGACGGTACGGTCCGATGCGCGACCACTCGGCCACCGGCCCGAACCGCGGTTCCGCCAGGGCCGCGCGGGTCGCGGCCGACGCCTCCTGCCACATGACGCCCAGATCGGCGAGACCGGAGCGCGGTTCACCGACGCCGGCCGCCACCCGTGCCCGGCCCCGCGGGGACGGCCGGGACGGCGCCTGGGCCGGGCCTTCCTTCAGCAGCCGGGACGCCGCCGCCAGTGCCGCCGTGCGCACCTCGGGCGAGCGCAGCCGTACGAGCACCGCCAGGCTCTGCCCGGTCGCCCCCCACGGCACCGTGCACAGCGCGGTCGCGTGCGGCACCGTACGCACGGACGGGGCGTCGTCGGGGTCGGCCGAGGGCCAGGGGGCCACGCAGACCACCGTATGGACGCCGTCCGCGCGTGCGCCCAGGGCCGTGCGCAGCTCGGCGACCGCCATGTCCCCCTGCCAGCCCCGCTCCGCGGCCAGTACCGCCCGCAGCTCCCGGCTCAGATCCGCCCCGTGCTGCGCCTCGTCCGCCAGCAGTGCGCCGATCCGGGCGGTCACCTCCATCGCCGCCGCGAGCTGCTGCTCGGTCGGGCCCGGATCGTCGTCGAGGAGCCAGACGTAGCCCAGCACCACGCCTCTGTGACGTACCGGCAGGCAGATGCGGCCGCGGTACACCCCGGCCTCCGGAGTCGGCGGGATGCGGACCGGGCCGGTCGCCCGCGTGATGCCGAAGCCCTCGAACCAGGTCCGCACCGCCGCCGTGGAGCGGCGCGTCAGGATCGAGCGGGTGCGCACCGGGTCCAGGGCCGATGCGTCGAGCTCGCCCTCGCTGTCGTACGCGCCGAAGGCGATCAGTTCGAAGTCCCGGTTCTCCAGCGTCGCGGGCGCGCCCAGCAGCTCCGAGAGCTCGTCGACGAGCTCCTGGTAGTCGTCCTTGCGGTCCTTGAATTCCGGCGTCACCCGGGCATTCTCCCGCATTTCCGCGAGGACTTCATACATCTGTCTGAGATCTGCGGCACGGATGCGTGACAGCTGTCGATGGCCGCCGTTCGGAGGGATCCTTAGGTTTCACGGTGGTTCTCCGTGCCGTACCCGGAACATCACTTATCGGGGTGTCGGCCGTCATTCGGCTGTGTTTGTGGAGGTGCCCCGTGCTGGGTCCCGTGATTCTCGCCGCGTCGCGCAGCGACCGGATGCGACGCCTGATCTCGGCGGCCCCGGTGACGAAGCAGGTCGTCGACCGGTTCATCCCCGGTGAGAGCGTCGACGAAGTCGTGCCGATCATCGAGGAGCTCACCGCCAAGGGTCTGGAGCTGACGATGGACGTCGTCGGCGAGGACATCACCCGCCCCGAGCAGGCCGCCGCCGCCCGGGACGCCTATCTGCGGCTCATCGACCGGATCAAGGATCTGGAACTTGGCGAGGGCGTCGAGATGTCCGTCAAGCTCTCCATGTTCGGGCAAGCGCTGGAGGGCGGCCACGAGCTGGCCCTCGCCAACGTCCGCCCGGTCGTCGAGGCCGCCGCCGCCATCGGTACGACGGTCACGCTCGACGCGGAGGACCACACCACCCTCGACTCGATGTTCGCCATCCACGAGGAACTGCGCAGGGACTTCCCGCAGACCGGCTGCGTCATCCAGGCCTACCTGTTCCGCACCGAGGCCGACGCCCGCCGCCTCGCCGCGAACGGCAGCCGCGTACGGCTCGTCAAGGGCGCGTACAAGGAGCCCGCCGAGGTCGCCTACCAGCAGAAACACGAGATCGACAAGGCGTACGTCCGCATCCTGAAGGTTCTGATGGAGGGCGCCGGGTACCCGATGATCGGGTCCCACGACCCCCGTCTGATCTCCGTCGCCCAGGAACTCGCGCGGCGCGCCGGGCGAAAGCTCGACGAGTACGAGTTCCAGATGCTGTACGGGATCCGCAGCGACGAGCACCTGCGGCTGGCCGCCGAGGGGCACCGCATGCGCGTCTACACCGCCTACGGCACGGACTGGTACGGCTACTTCATGCGGCGCTTGGCTGAGAAGCCGGCGAACCTGCGCTTCTTCGTCCGCAGCATGATCACCAAGGGCTGAGCCCGCACCCGCTCGAGAACACCGCTCAAGTCAAGGAGTTACGGAACCCATGGACGCTGTGACCCAGGTCCCCACCCCCGTCAACGAGCCGGTGCACGGCTACGCCCCCGGTTCGCCCGAGCGCGCCCGCCTCGAGGCCAAGCTCAAGGAGCTGGCCGAGAACCCGATCGACCTGCCCTGCACCATCGGCGGCGAGAAGCGGTTGGGCGGCGGTGAGCGCTTCGACGTCGTGCAGCCGCACAACCACAAGGCCCGCCTCGGCACCTACGGCAACGCCACCCAGCAGGACGCCCAGGACGCCATCGACGCCGCCCTCGCCGCCGCGCCGGCCTGGCGGGCGATGTCCTTCGACGACCGTGCCGCGATCATCCTGCGCGCCGCCGAGCTGCTGTCCGGCCCGTGGCGCGAGACGCTGGCCGCCTCCACCATGCTCGGCCAGTCCAAGACCGCTCAGCAGGCCGAGATCGACACGCCCTGCGAGCTCATCGACTTCTGGCGCTTCAACGTCAAGTACGCCCGTGACCTGCTCGCCGAGCAGCCCCCGGCGAACTCCCCGGGCGTGTGGAACCGCCTCGACCACCGCCCGCTGGAGGGCTTCGTCTACGCGATCACGCCGTTCAACTTCACGGCGATCGCGGGCAACCTGCCCACCGCCCCCGCCCTCATGGGCAACGTCGTGGTCTGGAAGCCGTCCCCGACGCAGACCCACGCCGCCGTGCTGCTCATGCAGCTCCTGGAGGAGGCCGGTCTGCCCAAGGGTGTCATCAACCTCGTCACCGGCGACGGCATCGAGGTCTCCGAGGTGGCGCTCGAGCACCGCGACCTCGCCGGCATCCACTTCACCGGCTCGACCAAGACCTTCCAGTACCTGTGGAAGACGGTCGGCAACAACATCGAGAAGTACCGCTCCTACCCGCGCATCGTCGGTGAGACCGGCGGCAAGGACTTCGTCGTCGCCCACCCGAGCGCCGACCAGGCGGTCCTGAAGACGGCCCTGACCCGCGGTGCCTTCGAGTACCAGGGCCAGAAGTGCTCGGCGACCTCCCGGGCGTACATCCCGGCGTCGATCTGGAACTCCGGCTTCAAGGAGGAGTTCGCCGCCGAGGTCGACTACATCACCATGGGTGACGTCACCGACCTGTCGAACTTCATCGGCGCCGTGATCGACGAGCGTGCCTTCGCCAAGAACAAGGCCGCGATCGACCGTGCCAAGTCCGACCCGACCTGCACGATCGTCGCGGGCGGCTCCTACGACGACTCGGTCGGCTACTTCGTCCGCCCGACCGTCGTCGAGTGCACCGACCCGGAGAACGAGGTCTTCACCACCGAGTACTTCGGCCCGTTCCTCGCCGTGCACGTCTACGAGGACGACCGTTACGACGAGATGCTGGAGCAGATGGAGTCGGTGTCCGCCTACGCGCTGACCGGCTCGGTCATCTCGGGCGACCGCGCCGCGGCGGCGTACACGATGGAGAAGCTGCGCTACGCGGCCGGCAACTTCTACATCAACGACAAGTCGACCGGTGCCGTCGTCGGCCAGCAGCCCTTCGGAGGCGGCCGCGCCTCCGGCACCAACGACAAGGCCGGCGCCCCGCAGAACCTGATGCGCTGGACGCTGACCCGTGCCATCAAGGAGACGCTGGTCGCGCCGACCGACTACGCGTACCCGCACATGGGCTGACACCCCGACGCACTCCGAGAAGGGCGGGTCCGTTCAGGACCCGGCCTTCTCGGGCTGTGCGGGAGGGGCTACTCGGCGATCTCCGTGCGCTCCCACCACTCGTACACGGGCAGCCTGCCCTCCGGTGTGTCCGTGTGCCGCGAGGTCGGCCTGAAGTGCTCGTATCCGCCGCGGAGCTTGATCTTCGTGTCCGGGCCGGGGGACGGGGCCGGGACGATCCGTTCGGGCAGGTCGTCCGGGCCGCCCTCGAGGAACACTTTCGACGTGTCGTTCATGGGTTCAGCGGTTCCCCTCGTCCCGGCCCGGTGTCCCGCGCTCCGCGCAGGATCAGCCAGGTGGGCGATCCCCTCGATACTGGTCGGATGACCACGCCGACGGCCCCCCTCACCCCGCGCACCGCCCACACCGCCGACCTCACCCCCGGCGAACTGCGCGCGATCCGTGCCCTGTTGGACGACGCCTTCGACGGCGACTTCTCCGACGAGGACTTCGAGCACGGGCTCGGCGGTATGCACGCCCTGGTCCACGACGAGGCCGGGCGGCTCGTCGCGCACGGTTCGGTGATCATGCGGCGGGTGCGGCACCGGGAGCGGTGGCTGCGGGTCGGGTACGTGGAGGCGGTGGGCGTACGGTCCGACGCGCGTCGGGCGGGGCTCGGCGGCCGGGTGATGGCGGAGCTGGAGCGGGTGATCGACCGCGCGTACGACGCGGGGATGCTGTCAGCGAGCGACGAGGGGGCCGCCCTGTACGCCGCCCGTGGCTGGGAGGTGTGGGGCGGGCGGGTCTGCGCGCTGGGGCCGGAGGGCGTCGTGCACCTGCCGGACGAGGAGGGGAGCACGTTCGTGCGGCCCGCCCTCGCCGGTCCGCTCGACCCCGCGTTCGAGCTGGTCTTCGACTGGCGGGACGGCGACGTGCTCTGACGGCCAGGAAAGTAAAAGCACAGGTCAGTGGGGTGTGACCCAGTCCACCGTCTCAGATAGTAGGAAGTCCGAGTAATTGTGGAGACAGACGCGTCATCCTCGCTTAGCTTTGTAGGAGCCGAACGTCTCGCTCGATCAAGCGAATGGCGGTCGTGAGCCGGGCCCCGTGCAGGCAACCCCTGCGGCACCGCTCCCCGCCCCACCCGGCGTCTCGTAACCCCTGTCTGCACTCCCGGATTGTCGAAGGAGTCGATTTCCCATGGCCGAGACGACCGCCCGCCGTCGAGTCCGTCACCTCGCCCGTACGAGCGAGTCCGACCGCAAGAACGCCGCCGCGGCCCTCCAGCGCGCCCTCGACCGCAGGGACAACGGCGGAGCCACCGGCCACCAGGCCGCCTGACACCACAGCCGCGCACCTGCGCGGACGCACCCAAAGCCGGGAGCCGCACCCGCATGGGGTGCGGCGCGGTCTCACACCCGCGCCGCACCTCGGGGTCCGCTCATCCGCGGCGCCGCACCTCGAAGTGGTCGACGCGCTCGCCGCCCGGTGTCAGCGCCGACACCTTCAGTCGTGGCTTCGTGCCGCTCTCCGCCTCCACCGAGAGGAAGGAGAAGCCCCGGTAGCGCACCCGCGACCACTGCACGCTCTCCGTCCTGGTGTCCTGTGACTTGGTCCAGCGGAAGGAGTCGACCGACTCCCGCTCGGTGACATGGCCCTCGTAACTCTCCTCGATGCCCTTCGGGAAACCGTACAGATCCTTGCCGCCGCCGCCCGCCGTGACGTAGACGATCCCGTCCCGTGTCGGGTCCGTCGTCGCGCCGATCGGCACCGGCGCGCCGACCTCGCCGTTCAGGATCGCGTCGGTGCGCTCGTACACGTGGTTGTGCCCGTTGATCACCAGGTCGACCTGATGCTGGGCGAAGAGCGGCACCCACTCGGCGCGAATGCCCCCGTCGGAGGCGTGCGTCGAGGTCGAGTAGGCGCAGTGGTGGAAGTAGACGACCACGAAGTCGACCGCCCGGTCGGCCCGCAACTCGCGGAGCTTGCGGTCCAGCCACTTCGTCTGCCGCCCCTGCGTGTAACCGAAGTTGGCGGGGATCTCGTACGACACGTCGTTCGCGTCCAGCGCGACCACACCGACGTTGCCGTACGTGAACGCGTACACCCCCGGCGCCGTACGCGGGTCGAAGCCGCTGTCCGGCAGGGAGAAACGGGCGAGTTGGCCGCCGTAGCCGTCCGGCGAGTACCAGGCCTCCATGTCGTGGTTGCCGGTCGTCACCATCCACGGCACCGACTTCGCCACCGACTCGGTCTGCTTGAGGAACACGTCCCACATGCCCGCCTGGAACGCGTCCGAGTCCTTGCCCTTGCCGGTCGGGTTCGCGTAGCAGATGTCCCCGGCGTGCAGATGGAAGGCGGGGTTCTGGCGCAGCAGGGCGCGGTCGTTGTCGGCGGCGTGCATGCCGACCCCCTGGTCGCCGAACGCGGTGAACACGAACCGCTCGGGCGGGGACGCGGGCGCCGTGCGGAAGGAGGCGATCGTGTGCCTGCGCGCGGGGGACGCCGGGTCGAAGCCGTCGTGTCCGACGCCGTAGTAGTACGTCGTGCCCGGCCGCAGGCCGTCCAGGGCCGCGTGCAGGTAGTACTGCTCGACCGCCGCGCTCACCCCCGGTACTTCAGGGGTGTGCAGATCGCGCAGCTCCGCCTCGATCCGCCGGTCGAGGTCGTCGGGGCGCAGACCGATCCGGACGTACGGCCTGCGCACCGCTGCCGGCACCTGCCACGAGATCCGCATCCGGGTCTTCGGGTCGGCGCCGAAGGCGAGGTGGCGGCCGAAGGGGGCGACGACCGAGCCGGGCACCTTCGTGGTGGCGGAGGAGGGGGCGGAGGCCGGGGCTTTCGAGGTGGTGGTCCCCGACGTCGAACATCCCGTCAGCAGTCCGCCCGCCACGGTCAGTGTTCCGCCCGCCATCGCTGCGGCCGTCACCACCGTGCGCCGCCGCATCAGCTTGGTGCGCAGGTACTCGTGCTGTTCGGCCATGCTCATCCGGCGCGCGAGTTGAGGTGGGATGCCGAAGTCGGGAAGGTCCATGGCGGTGAAGTTCCCAGCGCACGCCAACACCTGCCCTACATGCGGGTGAACGCCAGTCGAAGGGCTGACGCCCGGCCGCGCGGGCATGTCCGTATGGCGGACATGTCGTGTCATCCCATGGGACGAGGAGTAGGGTGCCGACATGTCTCGCAGCCTCAATCTCGCAGTGATTCCCGGTGACGGCATCGGCCAGGAGGTCGTGGCCGAAGGCCTGAAGGTCCTCTCCGCCGTCCTTCCGCAGGATGTGAAGCTGGAGACCAAGGAGTACGACTTCGGCGCCCGGCGCTACCACGCCACCGGTGAGACCCTCACCGACGCCGACGCCGAGGCGCTCAAGAAGCACGACGCCATCCTGCTCGGCGCGATCGGCGACCCCTCGGTCCCGTCCGGCGTCCTGGAGCGCGGCTTCCTGCTCAAGCTCCGCTTCCTCTTCGACCACCACGTCAACCTGCGTCCGTCGAAGCTCCTCCCGGGTGTCGCCACCCCACTCGCCGGTCAGCCGGAGATCGACTTCGTCGTCGTGCGTGAGGGCACCGAGGGCCCGTACACCGGCAACGGCGGCACCATCCGCAAGGGCACCCCGCACGAGGTCGCCACCGAGGTCTCCGTGAACACGGCCTTCGGTGTCGAGCGCGTGGTCCGCGACGCCTTCGCCCGCGCGCAGGCCCGCCCGCGCAAGAAGCTGGCGCTGATCCACAAGAACAACGTGCTGACCTTCGCGGGCCACCTGTGGACCGACATCTTCAACAAGGTGGCCGAGGAGTTCCCCGACGTCACCACCGAGTACATGCACGTGGACGCGGCGACCATCTACCTGGTCACGCAGCCCGAGCGCTTCGACGTGATCGTCACCGACAACCTCTTCGGCGACATCATCACCGACCTCGCCGCGGCCGTCTCCGGCGGCATCGGCGTCGCCGCGAGCGGCAACATCAACCCGAGCGGGGAGTTCCCGTCCATGTTCGAGCCCGTCCACGGCTCGGCCCCGGACATCGCCGGCCAGGGCAAGGCCGACCCCACCGCCACGGTCCTGTCCATCGCCCTGCTCCTGCGCCACCTCGGCTACGACGCCGAGTCCGCCCGCATCGACGAGGCGGTCTCCACCGACCTCGCGGAGCGCACCGGCAAGCCCGCCCGCTCCACGTCGGAGATCGGCGACGCGCTGGCCGTACGAGTAGCCGGCTGACCGGCCGCGCCACTCGGAATCTCACGCAGATCTCTCGAAGCCGCCGGGCCACTGAAGCACCCGGCGGCTTCCCTGTGTCCGCCGCCGGGTGTCACCATCAACCCTGAGTCGCGATTCACGCCGATCAGGCCAATTTCGTCCACGGCTCCCGCTTGCGATAATCGAACGCGGAGCCGCGGATCGATGGAATGCTCGGACGTCCTAGCACTGGCCCCTGGCAGTACTGGCGTGACCGCGGCTCGCCACAACCAACCGGTGAAGGACATCTACTCATGACGACGCCCACGATCGAGCTCAAGCCGTCCGCCAGCCCCCTCGCCGCCGCGGACCGCGAGGCGATACTGGCCAACCCGGGATTCGACCGCCACTTCACCGACCACATGGTGACGATCAAGTGGACCGAGGGCCGCGGCTGGCACGACGGCCAGCTCGTGCCGTACGCGCCGCTCTCCCTCGACCCGGCCACCATGGTCCTGCACTACGCGCAGGAGATCTTCGAGGGCCTGAAGGCCTACCGCCGGCCCGACGGGTCCGTGGCCACCTTCCGCCCCGAGAAGAACGCCCAGCGCTTCCAGTCCTCCGCCCGCCGGCTCGGCATGCCGGAACTGCCGGTGGAGACCTTCATCGAGGCGTGCGACGTGCTGGTGAGCCAGGACCAGGCCTGGGTCCCGGCGCACGGTGGCGAGGAGTCGCTCTACCTGCGTCCGTTCATGTTCGCGACGGAGGTCGGCCTGGGCGTGAAGCCCGCGAGCGAGTACCTGTTCATCGTCATCGCCTCGCCGGCCGGAGCGTACTTCCCCGGTGGGGTCAAGCCGGTGTCCATCTGGGTCTCCGAGGACCACGTCCGCGCCGTGCCGGGCGGCATGGGCGACGCGAAGACGGGCGGCAACTACGCCGCCTCCCTGCTGGCCCAGGCCGAGGCCGCCGCCGAGGGCTGCGCCCAGGTCTGCTACCTCGACGCGGTGGAGCGCAAGTGGGTCGAGGAACTCGGCGGCATGAACCTGTACTTCGTGTACGGCGACAAGATCGTCACCCCGTCCCTCACCGGCTCCATCCTGGAGGGAGTCACCCGTGACTCCCTCCTCACGGTCGCCCGTGACCTCGGCTACGAGGCCGAGGAGGGCCGTATCTCCGTCGACCAGTGGCAGCGCGACTCCGAGAACGGCACCCTCACCGAGGTCTTCGCCTGCGGTACGGCAGCGGTCATCACGCCGGTCGGCACCGTGAAGCGCACGGGCGCGCAGTGGCAGCAGAGCGGTGGAGAGCCCGGCGAGGTCA contains the following coding sequences:
- a CDS encoding ABC transporter substrate-binding protein is translated as MRVPARLLPLTAVTAASALLTGCFSSAGSDEAAAEGKRIRVAHMLPPRSGLSPLSDDAFKLSRWSTAETLVKLDKEGDAEPALATKWQQAGRTWTFEIRDGVTFHDGTKLDADAVVRSLTKAATAAPKPRILDGVELTAKAEDPDTVTVTTGTEDPLVPQRLSSPQLSILAAKAYRGKTVDPVGAGTGPFELVKVNGTSSAALDRYDAYWGGKAKAPGIDVTFVPDGTARAAALRTGEADIVEAIPVSQAAVLDQDLITEVPMPRTNTLYLNTEKGAFKDASLRAAAREAIDAKSIVEGVYEGRADVAKGLLGPALPWAAKLRTPVKHTKAGKPNGTTITIGTFTDRAELPEVAATLQQQLQKAGFKVKLDVREYANIESDALAGKFDAFILSRATVLDSGDPVAYLYSDFASDGSFNLSQLAAPSVDAELKKAGETRAGDARRKAVIEAEAAVLAQDAAVPMLHERVIQGDGAGVVDAAHDPRERELVTIDTYIK
- a CDS encoding PucR family transcriptional regulator; protein product: MRENARVTPEFKDRKDDYQELVDELSELLGAPATLENRDFELIAFGAYDSEGELDASALDPVRTRSILTRRSTAAVRTWFEGFGITRATGPVRIPPTPEAGVYRGRICLPVRHRGVVLGYVWLLDDDPGPTEQQLAAAMEVTARIGALLADEAQHGADLSRELRAVLAAERGWQGDMAVAELRTALGARADGVHTVVCVAPWPSADPDDAPSVRTVPHATALCTVPWGATGQSLAVLVRLRSPEVRTAALAAASRLLKEGPAQAPSRPSPRGRARVAAGVGEPRSGLADLGVMWQEASAATRAALAEPRFGPVAEWSRIGPYRLLTSLSPETLHDPAVAPLLSPTHHELARTAEVYLDCAGQAGRTAAELGIHRQTLYYRLSRVEQLTGLDLDDGEDRLLLHMGLKGARLGF
- a CDS encoding proline dehydrogenase family protein, with product MLGPVILAASRSDRMRRLISAAPVTKQVVDRFIPGESVDEVVPIIEELTAKGLELTMDVVGEDITRPEQAAAARDAYLRLIDRIKDLELGEGVEMSVKLSMFGQALEGGHELALANVRPVVEAAAAIGTTVTLDAEDHTTLDSMFAIHEELRRDFPQTGCVIQAYLFRTEADARRLAANGSRVRLVKGAYKEPAEVAYQQKHEIDKAYVRILKVLMEGAGYPMIGSHDPRLISVAQELARRAGRKLDEYEFQMLYGIRSDEHLRLAAEGHRMRVYTAYGTDWYGYFMRRLAEKPANLRFFVRSMITKG
- the pruA gene encoding L-glutamate gamma-semialdehyde dehydrogenase, whose translation is MDAVTQVPTPVNEPVHGYAPGSPERARLEAKLKELAENPIDLPCTIGGEKRLGGGERFDVVQPHNHKARLGTYGNATQQDAQDAIDAALAAAPAWRAMSFDDRAAIILRAAELLSGPWRETLAASTMLGQSKTAQQAEIDTPCELIDFWRFNVKYARDLLAEQPPANSPGVWNRLDHRPLEGFVYAITPFNFTAIAGNLPTAPALMGNVVVWKPSPTQTHAAVLLMQLLEEAGLPKGVINLVTGDGIEVSEVALEHRDLAGIHFTGSTKTFQYLWKTVGNNIEKYRSYPRIVGETGGKDFVVAHPSADQAVLKTALTRGAFEYQGQKCSATSRAYIPASIWNSGFKEEFAAEVDYITMGDVTDLSNFIGAVIDERAFAKNKAAIDRAKSDPTCTIVAGGSYDDSVGYFVRPTVVECTDPENEVFTTEYFGPFLAVHVYEDDRYDEMLEQMESVSAYALTGSVISGDRAAAAYTMEKLRYAAGNFYINDKSTGAVVGQQPFGGGRASGTNDKAGAPQNLMRWTLTRAIKETLVAPTDYAYPHMG
- a CDS encoding DUF5988 family protein encodes the protein MNDTSKVFLEGGPDDLPERIVPAPSPGPDTKIKLRGGYEHFRPTSRHTDTPEGRLPVYEWWERTEIAE
- a CDS encoding GNAT family N-acetyltransferase, which translates into the protein MTTPTAPLTPRTAHTADLTPGELRAIRALLDDAFDGDFSDEDFEHGLGGMHALVHDEAGRLVAHGSVIMRRVRHRERWLRVGYVEAVGVRSDARRAGLGGRVMAELERVIDRAYDAGMLSASDEGAALYAARGWEVWGGRVCALGPEGVVHLPDEEGSTFVRPALAGPLDPAFELVFDWRDGDVL
- a CDS encoding purple acid phosphatase family protein, producing the protein MDLPDFGIPPQLARRMSMAEQHEYLRTKLMRRRTVVTAAAMAGGTLTVAGGLLTGCSTSGTTTSKAPASAPSSATTKVPGSVVAPFGRHLAFGADPKTRMRISWQVPAAVRRPYVRIGLRPDDLDRRIEAELRDLHTPEVPGVSAAVEQYYLHAALDGLRPGTTYYYGVGHDGFDPASPARRHTIASFRTAPASPPERFVFTAFGDQGVGMHAADNDRALLRQNPAFHLHAGDICYANPTGKGKDSDAFQAGMWDVFLKQTESVAKSVPWMVTTGNHDMEAWYSPDGYGGQLARFSLPDSGFDPRTAPGVYAFTYGNVGVVALDANDVSYEIPANFGYTQGRQTKWLDRKLRELRADRAVDFVVVYFHHCAYSTSTHASDGGIRAEWVPLFAQHQVDLVINGHNHVYERTDAILNGEVGAPVPIGATTDPTRDGIVYVTAGGGGKDLYGFPKGIEESYEGHVTERESVDSFRWTKSQDTRTESVQWSRVRYRGFSFLSVEAESGTKPRLKVSALTPGGERVDHFEVRRRG
- a CDS encoding 3-isopropylmalate dehydrogenase, whose product is MSRSLNLAVIPGDGIGQEVVAEGLKVLSAVLPQDVKLETKEYDFGARRYHATGETLTDADAEALKKHDAILLGAIGDPSVPSGVLERGFLLKLRFLFDHHVNLRPSKLLPGVATPLAGQPEIDFVVVREGTEGPYTGNGGTIRKGTPHEVATEVSVNTAFGVERVVRDAFARAQARPRKKLALIHKNNVLTFAGHLWTDIFNKVAEEFPDVTTEYMHVDAATIYLVTQPERFDVIVTDNLFGDIITDLAAAVSGGIGVAASGNINPSGEFPSMFEPVHGSAPDIAGQGKADPTATVLSIALLLRHLGYDAESARIDEAVSTDLAERTGKPARSTSEIGDALAVRVAG
- a CDS encoding branched-chain amino acid aminotransferase; this encodes MTTPTIELKPSASPLAAADREAILANPGFDRHFTDHMVTIKWTEGRGWHDGQLVPYAPLSLDPATMVLHYAQEIFEGLKAYRRPDGSVATFRPEKNAQRFQSSARRLGMPELPVETFIEACDVLVSQDQAWVPAHGGEESLYLRPFMFATEVGLGVKPASEYLFIVIASPAGAYFPGGVKPVSIWVSEDHVRAVPGGMGDAKTGGNYAASLLAQAEAAAEGCAQVCYLDAVERKWVEELGGMNLYFVYGDKIVTPSLTGSILEGVTRDSLLTVARDLGYEAEEGRISVDQWQRDSENGTLTEVFACGTAAVITPVGTVKRTGAQWQQSGGEPGEVTLKLREALLDIQRGTAVDQHGWMHKLG